The Oncorhynchus tshawytscha isolate Ot180627B linkage group LG16, Otsh_v2.0, whole genome shotgun sequence nucleotide sequence ATAATACATGTAGGTCAAATTCTGGCGAAAGCCAATAGTGATACATAGTTATAAATGGAAGCTCCAAGTCAGTGTGACATGATTGTAGGGTGTTGTTGTAGCTGGATTTACGCTGCACATTAATGTGACATTAGTAATCATGAGTAGTAGTTCTATCTCAATtcctttttatttgtatttaattgTATTTGTACTATTAGGGATCTATTCTACTATTAGGGATCCcgattagctgttgccaaggcagcagctactcttcctggggtccaaacacataaTGGCACTTACATTAcactaaaaacaaaaaataaaacagtacatcatataaaagtattacaccactacatatctacaatacaaaatgtataataccaccatacaacaatattacaatgtacgtgtgtgtagagtgagtGCGCTagcgtgtgtgcgtatgcgtgtgtgtgtctctttacaGTCCACCTTGTTCCATAAAGTGGTTTTATTCGTTTTTTTTCAAAtcagattttactgcttgcatgagttacttgatgtggaatagagttccatgtaatcatggctctgtgtagtactgtgcgtTTCCcaaagtctgttctggacttgggaactgtgaaaagaccccttgTGACATGTTGTGTGGGTATGCGTGGGTtcctgagctgtgtgctagtttGAACAGACATCTctgtgctttcaacatgtcaatacctctcgcaaagacaagtagtgatgcagtcagtctctcctctactttgagacaacagagattgacatgcatgccATTGATGTTAGTTCTCCATGTACACTTAAGGGCCaactgtgctgctctgttctagGTCAACTGTAATTTGCTgatgtccctctttgtggcacttgactatatgactgggcagtagtccaggtgtgattaaactagggcctgtaggacttgttttGTTGATAGGAATGTCAAGAAagtagagcagcactttattatgggcagacaacctctccccatcttagctactgttacaTCAATGTGTTTTAACCATGACAGTTAACAATCCAAGGTtacaccaagcagtttagtctcctaaACTTGCTAAATTTTCACATTATTCATTagaatatttagttgaggttcagGGTTTGTGAATGTTGGCCCAAATACAATGTttatagttttttaaatatttagttCTAGCTTTTTACTTGTCAGTGCTGGGATCTTTGGGacattcctaaccctaaccttaaccactatccttaccctaatcctaactttaactctaaccttaacccttaccataaccatttaaaatgtcatttatGATGGGGTAGGGACATCTCAAGGATCGCAGATAGCACAggccattctaaaactgactgcagCTTTTTGTTAAGTTATTTTacttgctgtggtagctgacgttTATAATGTTGAgccatcagcatacatagactcacaggctttactcagtgccagtggcaggtcattggtaaagaTTGAAAAACATAAGGAGCCTAGACAACTGACCTGGGGAATACCCaactctacctggattatgttggagaggcttccattaaagaacacaaaACAGCAACCACAagcttcttattatcaatttatttcagccaatcatcagtgaTTTGTGTAAGTGCCGTCCGTatatgttgagtgcccttccctataagtATGCTGAAAGTCAATTGTTGATTTGTTTACTCTGTAATAGCATTGCATCTGGTCAAcccaattttttccaaaagtttactaaggatTGGtagcaggctgattggtcagctgtttgagccagtaaagggtgctttgctattcttgggtagcggaatgacttttgcttccctccaggcctgagggcacacactttcctgTTGGCCTAGATTGAACAaatggcaaataggagtgtcaATATAGTCCGCtatcatcctcagtaattttccatccaagttgtcagacccaacATTTCTGCAACTACCGCCCCCTTACAAGCAACGTTTGAAATATGTTCTACCTTCTTGTGGCTTTGAGTCAGTGACTCTTATCACAGAATGAAATGTTACATTTGAGAAGTTAAACAAttcttttttcacctcttccgcactcactttacggaattcaaaattacaatgcttgtatTTCATAATTTGGTAATTTATTAATGGATGTGTAGGTTCAGGGTTTGTttttggcatgtcatgcctaaattggCTAATCTTGCCAGTAAAAAAAcgattaaagtagttggcaatatcagtgggttttgtgatgaatgagccaactgattcaatgaatgatggagctgagttcaCCCTTTGGAAATACAGAAGTTGGACATAAATGTTCAAGAAACATCCTAACTTTGTAATATAAACTGcaatatgtttattttattttattttctgtaGGACTGGTATTATATGACCATCAAATTGAAAGTTAGTCTTCATGCTTATTTTGCCATTTAGATTAATTCAATAATTTTGGACATAAATGTTAATGTAGCTGTCTCTAAGTCACCACTACAGTATAGTATTTTCTCTAATCTATTTTTCTAAAAGTTTTTCTTCTCATTCAAAAAGAAATGTTGAATTAGAAGAAAACATATTATAAATtaaacataatataatattgggggggggaaaaaaaaatattctgctTAATACTGTCCTTTGTGGATCAAAGATCAAAAATAATGATTACTCTGCTTATAAATTCCTTCCTCTCCTACTGTAGTGTTATAGGTCAAAGAAAGCGAATCTACAAATCAATATCACCCACAGGTTCCTTCCAAAGTGCCAAGATCAGACAGATATTTTAGATATGGAAGCATAGTGAGTAATAAGAAAACTCACTGAGAAAAAAGTTTCAATATGATACAGAAGGAATAACTTTCCATATGTAGTTGATTGTAAATATAGCATTTTGATAATCAAACCCAGTCCTAGACTATAGTAAAAGCTGAACGTAATTGTCCTCAGTTGAGAGAAGTGTTGTAAGAAGTGTTAATATATCACAATTTTCTACTTGTAATGTCATTGTAGCACATCCATTCATCAAATCACACCCTACAAACCTGTGCGACATAAACATGTACTGTAGCTCTCAATTCCAAATCCAAAAGATGTGCTTATTCATTTAATGTCTGTTTTATGTGACATGATTCAATTGTCACTTTGCATTCCAACAAATACTTTGCCTTGATCTGAGCTTTCTGTAAAGAAGAAATGTTTGGTTTTGCTAGTGAAGTGGAGATAAAAGTGAGAAGCCACAAAGAGCTTCAGTACTTTCTCTTTCTACTGAATTCCTGTTTCCTCTTCCTGGGTGAGAGCGTgcatttgcaaatgtacacagtgGTCACCCATAGACTTTTAAACATTTGAGGTATAGAGTTCTATGAGGTTGCCTTTAGAAGCTCTTGGGTAGCACTTTATTCTACAGTACAAAAATGACCAGATAATTTACACATTTACCTAAAAATGACATGATATAATTACacgtttgtttttttgctgagttttaaCAGATTTTTGGTACCAAGTAGTTCTTTCAAGTATACTAAGCACAATAACGTAGCCATTGATACCACATTATTTCCTTCTAAATACAAGGTGAAGACCACTGAAACAGTATCAGTACCAGTACCAGGGGTACGAGGGGAGAAAAGAATTGGAgcaccctctccccttccctctttcctGTGCTATATTTTTGAGATACCTGCTGCTATCAgcttcatctctgtaccctccACTGTCTGTGTAGTCAAAGGTTGCACCTGTGCACAACCACAAAATCTCTCAGCCCAGACTGTGTTTGAACTCCTCTCCCTTTCATTATGTCTGATAAAGGAACAAAGATAATATGCCTCCAAACCTGTAGCTGTCTAACATTTACCAAAGAGCAAATTTGtatcccccctcactctctctttttctctctctctctctctctctctctctctctctctctccctctctccccctctctctctctctccccctctctcttattatattatattgtagcAATATGTTGTTTTAATGTCATACATTGAACAATATGCTGGACTGAATACAACATAACCTTACAAATAGGAACATACCTACATAATTGGTGCCCTGTGTGGAGATGATCTATTGCGATGTGTGTTTATTTACGATTGTTTATGTTGTCTACACATTTGCAGCGTGAGAGTCAACCTTTATCCACCACCACCCCTGCATTCCTAGGGGTAACATGCACTTAGCATTAACCCTCCATTTCTGCTCTTCTGCACCAGGCCCAGGGATGCCACAGACTGAGAGTGAGAGGTTGAAGAGTGGGCGACTGAACAGTGGGCGTCATCAGCGGCAGCGAGAGCGGCGGGggggtgaacagggagaggagccagaCGCACGTACCCAGCCCAAAGATTCTGCCTCACCTCAGCTCTGTGCTCGTACGTCTGTTACGCAGGTACTGGTTGAACTGTTACTGTGGTTTCAAGCCAAATTTGAGCCAGATTTacaaagaaaaataataatacataatgaATACTAAAATAAACATGAATTGAAAGTTAAGAgctcaagctaaagtgtacatcAATTGGTTTCATACCatttgctttttatttattttttggtctacaatttttttgtaTAATAATACTAATTTAAGACTATTAAAGCTAGAATCCAGAAAAAATAACAAAGCCACACCCAGCCTCTGTTTCGATAAAAAGCTGAGGGACGGGCCTAAAGACATGGaactactctcaaattcatagactacgctatggatgcaaggactggccatccgTGATATCAAAATGACAGTttcaaccatgttttgaggctatacagtggttgtttacatttactttgttgaaCTCAGCTTATCAGGCCTTAATAAGTTTTCTTCAAGGGTAATTGTTAAGTCCAAACATTAATGttgcaactaaggattctagcttggAGGAAATATTTATACTTTCATTACATGGAATATCTGTTGTCCTTGTAGTGAGAGGAATGATGTAAATAAATGTCCATTATTCATAGATGGGCTTCCCATTGATGATTAGACCTGGAGTTTCACTTATGGCCTCGTCTCAGCTCCAAAGCATATTGTTACGGCAGGTATGATATTCCTTCTTATACATGTAAACCCATACATTATTGTTTCAGTTTCACTGACATTAGCACAAGAAAGTTGCTTGTATTTGCTTGGACAACTCCATGCTGGTGAAAAGGGATACTGTAAGTGCCTTGTTGCGTGTCCTCCCCAGTGTTccagtgaggaggaggggagaccaCTCCTGCAACGGGTGTCTCTGTGCCCCCAGTTGAGCCAGCACAGACCCTCTGTTCTACGCCAGGGTGTCCAGGCTGCCCACGTGCGACCGCAGGGTACGCTTTgcgctgactgactctctgcAGCCCCCTTGCGTacacatgtttttttattttatttattaatttcacctttatttcaaccaggtaggccagttgagaacaagttctcatttacaactgcgacctggccgagataaagcaaagcagtgcgacacaaacaacaacacagagttacacatgggataaacaaacgtacagtcaatagcacaatagaaaaatctatgtagtgtgtgcaaatgtagtatgTCTTAGGAGAAGATATAaagccagcttgtagtcctaaaaaaacAGAAATGAGTTAAatctggttcgttcagccattcctttggggaaatgaatggggaaagaatagggttttggaACAAACttagaaaataaggtctgaggttaacacaggcttaggagatcttatacgtttgGTTATATGCGATAATATCAGTTGACATGacatttatgaattatgaagccttcaTGTGCTTTCTTtcatttacatacagtcaatGCTTCAAAATGCACAACAAGTGacgttagctgatgaagattatctcatagaacaaaacgtataagatctcctaagcctgtgtttaccacagacatATAAAACTCCATTCATTTCCCCGTAGGCTTTGTTCCACGGACCATGGCTGTGTCAGTGCTTACTAAAAGACGCCATTATTATTGCTCTCTATAAAACAGCTCTTTATGGAGAAAGACCTACAGTAGAAACACTGTCCATGACTCTCAAGTGTATAATGGATATATAGAATCTATAACTAACCCCATAGTTCTGTCCGCTTGGACAGTATTCACAACTGGACCATTAAATCATTGTCAAAACATTTTCATTTTTCCCTCACCCtataatgtgtgtgtacagtcacACTTTTGAATGGAAACACTAGCGGCTTTAAAAGCATGGAGTCATTCTATATGTTGCATACAATTCTATACAGccattatactgtacattattcaAAGGAGGCTCATGGAATGTGTATCTAGGTCTTTCTCCATAAAGATCCATTTTTCTCTACCTTCTGCTTCTCCAGCACCATGCACTCTAACAGAGGCCAGTTCAGCTCAGCCCATCTCACTGTGCAAGGTGGAGGTGGACACAGGGAGCCGTGGACAGTCCTCTCCCCCACACTCTGAGCACTCTCCTGGGCCAACTCGTCACCCCTCTCCCCCGGGGACAGCCAGTCCTAAGCAGAGCTCCATCATCACCAGGCAACATGAGTGAgttccgcgtgtgtgtgtgcgtctgtgtgcatGTACGTGCATCTGAGCTTGTGCCATGAACAGAAACTGCATAAACATTGCCAGGTTGGTTTGATTGATTGCGTTCAGTCCTAAGTTTGTAATATTCCTCCCCTCATTCTGCAGGGCAGGTCACCCAACCCTAGAGGGGTCCAGTGCTCTGTTTCTCAACGGACTCTGCTGCTGGCCTGGCTGCGATGCAGTATTTGAAGAATTCCCCAGTTTTTTGAAGTAAGTAATGAGCACCAGTATATTTCATTAGTCATTGTGATACAGTTGTGGCGCTGTTGTTTATAGTCATGACAGTGATGCTCTTTATGGTGTTTCCAGACACCTCCACTCTGACCATGGCCATGGAGACAGAAGCATTGCACAGTGGAAGGTACAACAAGACATGGTGCAATACATGGAGACCCAGGTTTGTTCCTGTAGTTCTACATATTATATAGTTTTACAGAAAAACTCCAACTAGTGAACACGGAGAACCCGGGAAAGGTTGTAAAAGCTCCAAGTCCAGCTAAGTGAAAATGTGGCCCTTAATGAACCTCAATGAATCTTCTCTCTTTTTTAGCTGACTGTGGAAAAACAGAAACTCTTCGCAATGCAACTACATCTGCACCTATCTGGACACAAATCAACTGTCTTGGTAACTTCTCTTTTGAATAATTCCCTCAAGTGACTATAGTAACCGGCCATTGTCCATTATCCTGCACTTTTTAAGACAATTTCTATGTACCTCAACTTGTCCTTGTTGAATGTCTGTGTTGTTGGGTcatggtctctctccctgtcagaaGGCAGCTTCAGACTGGCCTTACAGGCACAGCCTGTCACTAGGCCTGCCCCAGAACCGAGGTGGAGTGTCACGCTGCACCACTAAAGAGCCAGAGGAGCTGGTGCAGCACGAGTATTGGCCCTCTGCTGCTCCCCACCACCTACGGCCAGGTAACACTGCCCCGCCCCTCCCGCTCTTCTTAAGCCTGAGGGAGTTCCACTCCATTTTGATTCTGAATGCCACTCTGAGTGCATTCCTACAAGTGTTTTGCTTGTCTGTTTTGGTGATGTTGTCTTTCGTGTTGTTGTGAAATCTGATCCAAACTCAAGACCTGGTATGTTTGCTTTCGTTGGCCGTCCTACAGATCTTATCCCGAGTGTTGAGTGTTACAAATACAACAACATTAGGCCACTGTACACCTACGCCTGCATGATAAGATGGGTGAGTTGTCTGATTTAAACAGTAAGAGTCTCTCTGAACACTTGTGTAAAAGGAGCACTTGAGAAAAGGAAAAGGTAGACTGTCGAGAGTCTGGCTGAGTGTCTGAGGAGCATACAGTTTGCTCGGTAGTTCATGCATCCTTGTTGGACTGCAAGACAGCGACAAGTGTGACATTAATATAACATCTGTTGTTTTGGACTACATGTGTAGCAAGACCTCAATCTATGTCTAGACCCCATGTGAGTTGTTTCAATTGCACACGCATATTGTGAATGTCCACCATGTCTGTCTGCAGTCTATACTGGAGTCTCCAGACAAGCAGCGCTCCCTGAATGACATCTACAACTGGTTCACCACTATGTTCTTCTACTTCCGACACAACACGGCCACATGGAAGGTTAGGCTTCTCCTTGGATCATTATGCTCGCTTTCATATGAGTCCTATATTTGAGTCTTGAGCAATATTAGCTCCTGAACTCCTTACACAAGCTGTATTCATTTGCCGCCACAGAACGCTGTCCGTCACAATCTTAGCCTCCACAAGTGTTTTGTGCGAGTGGAGGGAGGCAAGGGGGCCGTCTGGACAGTGGATGAAATGGAATATCAAAGGAGAAAGGGACAAAAATACCACAGGTAGACAGACCTATGGTCTGGATGTGCTCTCTTGATTCATTCTTAGTTTTGCAGCTTCATTCCAACTCAACAAGTGAGGGTGCTATTGTTAACCCTGTTAATAAAACACAGCTTAACCCACCCATTAACACAGACATGTTTTTAAAATGATATTGTAATAATATGAACCATCTTTTTAGGGATCATCATGTGAAATGGCTGGCACCCTACTCCTTATTTCGTCCAGAGGAACCTTGAACATAACCACCCCTTCAGTGAATGAAAAACTACTGGGAAAGGAAGTCACTAGGACCTATTACTGAATCAGGTATTTTTTTAACAAGGCTGGAGAAAAAGCCCTCCAGGAGAGTTGACCTGTCCTGgtctacagtatctacagaaCCTATCATCACCTTCTTTGTTCAGCAGCAGATGGTGCTACAACATAGCACAGCCCAGGACTCTTTTGCCTCTAGACTCTTTTATCATGAAGATGTGTGCACAGCTGGAATGGCTATACGTTTTGCAGCAtttgaaagaaaaatatatacttaGCAATTATTTGTCAATCAAACTTAGTGAAAGGGTAAAcaattgttttgttgtgttggctacatacagtatactcTATCCCACTGGGCTCATCAttgtaaactgttgttttgagggtggaaTTTCAACCATAGGATTAGTTCAACATTTTAATtaattttcaacatagacaaacattgtatGAAATATaatgaatttgtacctttgaaatAATGTCAGATCATCACTCAATCAGTTAGCCAACAAACTTATTGACTTCTGATTTattgagtgggtgaataaaggttgaaatcgCATTGATCAACGTTtctaccaaatattacccaaatgTCCACGTTGAAATTAaattgtgtgcccagtgggatgttacAGCAAGCATGTACAATTTTACACTGTgttagaaaaataaaaaatactctgCAATTAAATGTATCTTTGATTATATCTTGTGGATGTGATCTGTCTAATGAATCTATCAAGGGTTATCCAGTTATTTATATCCAAAGTTACTTTTCTAAAGGACAACATGCCTTTATCTGGTGTGCATGGGTAAGCATGAGACTGTTTGATATGAGCAAACCTCAGTCTGGACCAGATCCATGGAAGTTAATGCATGTGTATGTGCTTTCCAAATTCAAAAGTATACTAAAACCATTTAACTGTAATTCCATATGAGGGGGGTGTTTTTGCACATTCCTTTTCTCCCAGAGAGAGAAAATGCCCCCCCAATATGCAAATTAGCCCCATATTTTGTTTTAGGTCTGTAAAGTGTCTGCCTCGTCTCTCTCAATCACAATCTCACATCCACAAACCTGCTAGCTCTCAGAAAAGGACCTCAGGCAAGGTATTTTTGAcaggacaagacagagagagtgcaGTAAATACGACACATTTCCACTTTTCAGACCTTGATTACACATCTCAGGGCATAGTCATAAATAATAACTAGCAATTGCCTGTTCAAGGCAACCACTAACATATAAAAGTGTTCACCTGTAAATCAAGAACAAACTGATTTCATATCACGATTCACATTTTTACCGATaacagatacatagatacatcaGATTCATATTCTGACCTGTACATCCAAAAGGATCATATTAAAATACTGATTTTGCAAGCGAGCACTTAATCGGTGGGTATGTTTGTGTATAAATTGAGAAGTGTACCCTTTGGATAAAACAATTTGGTTCTGTTATCATTCTGTCACAGCTCAGAAATACTGTATGACCTGGTGGCTGAAGTCTTGACAGAGTTGTAGTCCTTTTCCAGCTCTCAGTGTTTTGCTGTTGGGAATTATGGCTTCAAAGGTCCCAGACGAGTATCACAGCCCTCCAAGCCCAGCCTACACACTTGAGCCCAATCTATAAAAAATGTTATCctgttttatatatatgtatatatatacataacagGATTCATGTCTGATATGAATTCCTATAATGATTGCAAAATATAAATTCAAAGGATTTAGTTCAGAGAAATGGCATTGTCTGTGTCTTCCCATAAGTGATTCCTCTGTGATGGTGCCACTCAATCTTTGAGAGAGAAGACGCTGTATCTAAAGAGAGAACATGAACAGAAAGCTGGTTTCCATTTCACTGGATGGGGTTGTCCCACCGGAGGCCATGACAAGCTTCTGATGCCGTCTGACAGCCCAGAACTTTCCACCACTTTGATGCCATGACATTTGAATGGAGCAGCCTGGGGGGAGACAGATGATAACTTGCATGAGTTCACCCATTTCTCTGTCTCCTGCTGGCGGGCTACATAAAGTATAATTGCTCAGAGCATGATTAAAGTCTT carries:
- the LOC112215889 gene encoding forkhead box protein P3-like isoform X2 — encoded protein: MPQTESERLKSGRLNSGRHQRQRERRGGEQGEEPDARTQPKDSASPQLCARTSVTQMGFPLMIRPGVSLMASSQLQSILLRQCSSEEEGRPLLQRVSLCPQLSQHRPSVLRQGVQAAHVRPQAPCTLTEASSAQPISLCKVEVDTGSRGQSSPPHSEHSPGPTRHPSPPGTASPKQSSIITRQHEAGHPTLEGSSALFLNGLCCWPGCDAVFEEFPSFLKHLHSDHGHGDRSIAQWKVQQDMVQYMETQLTVEKQKLFAMQLHLHLSGHKSTVLAASDWPYRHSLSLGLPQNRGGVSRCTTKEPEELVQHEYWPSAAPHHLRPDLIPSVECYKYNNIRPLYTYACMIRWSILESPDKQRSLNDIYNWFTTMFFYFRHNTATWKNAVRHNLSLHKCFVRVEGGKGAVWTVDEMEYQRRKGQKYHRDHHVKWLAPYSLFRPEEP
- the LOC112215889 gene encoding forkhead box protein P1-like isoform X1 is translated as MPQTESERLKSGRLNSGRHQRQRERRGGEQGEEPDARTQPKDSASPQLCARTSVTQMGFPLMIRPGVSLMASSQLQSILLRQCSSEEEGRPLLQRVSLCPQLSQHRPSVLRQGVQAAHVRPQAPCTLTEASSAQPISLCKVEVDTGSRGQSSPPHSEHSPGPTRHPSPPGTASPKQSSIITRQHEAGHPTLEGSSALFLNGLCCWPGCDAVFEEFPSFLKHLHSDHGHGDRSIAQWKVQQDMVQYMETQLTVEKQKLFAMQLHLHLSGHKSTVLKAASDWPYRHSLSLGLPQNRGGVSRCTTKEPEELVQHEYWPSAAPHHLRPDLIPSVECYKYNNIRPLYTYACMIRWSILESPDKQRSLNDIYNWFTTMFFYFRHNTATWKNAVRHNLSLHKCFVRVEGGKGAVWTVDEMEYQRRKGQKYHRDHHVKWLAPYSLFRPEEP